A region from the Oceanidesulfovibrio marinus genome encodes:
- a CDS encoding mechanosensitive ion channel family protein, which yields MRHRPHHARYVRLLLACLVAACVLAPTAGAAPANNAAADAPASESAAMQPAPEGNAPVAVPQNATATARDEALRQRLQRILTSLEGIENVQVRVQDGVVWLAADAQNKAAHETALDVAQKLDGVAYVVDQISLSTAPTTRISFIMQTFRRLWSDTLAMLPVLAIAVVVFLVFVLAAVWLSRSRWLGRRFTANPLLASSLHRLLGLALFALGLLAALEVLGLTSVAGAVLGAAGLFGLTVGFALRDIMENYLAGMLLSLRSPFTVDDYVEVGEHAGSVVRMNSRELILMTLEGNHLRLPNAMVFESVITNYTRNPLRAFQVDVGVGGGEDLSEVQRIGCEALAMLPGVMDDPAPFMRVQSIGDFAVIVRFQGWVDQKQYEFLKVQSEGIRIVKEALDSAGVDMPYPRQDIMVLRKPPADEAPRRRKDIEASARRADVARDTFLDEQIQEDRAEAAREGESNVLDKKTPG from the coding sequence ATGCGACACCGACCACACCATGCTCGATACGTCCGATTGCTGCTCGCCTGCCTGGTCGCAGCCTGTGTGCTGGCGCCGACCGCCGGAGCCGCCCCAGCCAATAACGCCGCGGCTGATGCGCCCGCATCCGAATCCGCCGCCATGCAGCCCGCGCCGGAAGGCAATGCCCCAGTAGCCGTCCCGCAGAACGCGACCGCCACAGCCAGGGACGAGGCCCTGCGCCAGCGGCTCCAGCGCATCCTCACCAGCCTGGAAGGCATTGAGAACGTGCAGGTGCGCGTGCAGGACGGCGTGGTCTGGCTCGCGGCCGACGCCCAGAACAAGGCCGCGCACGAGACCGCCCTGGACGTGGCGCAGAAGCTGGACGGCGTGGCCTACGTGGTGGACCAGATATCCCTGAGCACCGCGCCCACCACGCGTATCTCCTTTATCATGCAGACGTTCCGCAGGCTGTGGAGCGACACCCTGGCCATGCTGCCGGTGCTGGCCATTGCCGTGGTCGTGTTTCTCGTCTTCGTGCTGGCTGCGGTGTGGCTCTCGCGTTCGCGCTGGCTGGGCCGGCGCTTCACGGCCAACCCCCTGCTGGCCAGCTCCCTGCACCGGCTGTTGGGTCTGGCCCTGTTCGCCCTGGGCCTGCTGGCCGCGCTGGAGGTGCTGGGCCTCACCTCCGTGGCCGGGGCCGTGCTCGGCGCGGCCGGTCTCTTCGGCCTCACCGTGGGCTTTGCCCTGCGCGACATCATGGAGAACTACCTGGCCGGTATGCTGCTCTCCCTGCGCTCGCCGTTCACCGTGGACGACTACGTGGAGGTGGGCGAGCATGCCGGCAGCGTGGTGCGCATGAACTCCCGCGAGCTGATCCTGATGACCCTGGAGGGCAACCACCTGCGGCTGCCCAACGCCATGGTCTTCGAAAGCGTCATCACCAACTACACGCGCAACCCCCTGCGGGCGTTCCAGGTGGACGTGGGCGTGGGCGGCGGCGAGGACTTGTCCGAGGTCCAGCGCATCGGCTGCGAGGCCCTGGCAATGCTGCCCGGCGTGATGGACGATCCGGCCCCCTTCATGCGCGTGCAGTCCATCGGCGACTTCGCGGTGATCGTGCGCTTCCAGGGCTGGGTGGACCAGAAGCAGTACGAGTTCCTCAAGGTGCAGAGCGAGGGCATCCGCATAGTCAAGGAAGCGCTGGACTCGGCCGGCGTGGACATGCCCTACCCGCGCCAGGACATCATGGTGCTGCGCAAGCCGCCCGCAGACGAAGCGCCCAGACGGCGGAAGGACATCGAGGCCTCGGCCAGACGCGCCGACGTTGCCCGCGACACTTTCCTGGACGAGCAGATTCAGGAAGATCGCGCCGAGGCCGCCCGCGAGGGGGAGTCCAATGTTCTGGACAAGAAGACGCCCGGGTAA
- a CDS encoding DNA translocase FtsK 4TM domain-containing protein yields MGWTAFVLDNLSWLVFVAICLVVLVYVLFFMKKDREDDTGPKRIPYIPYMDRWRPNTNPGALAGAFLFLAGGMPFLLGFPLLLIILIGVGVIAIILEKRRTGNTPWPMLVFTVGLIAAAIETKILIARKSPLLDHTMAWVAVMAAGLVVALISLWYGGRRTRRSWKRIQARVLDKEIYKDISYADGGEDTARTWCFQLLCEFELNGETYQVTPGFWRTFGTESGVKRFLARAIDNNGRCALWVNPQNPLQAELVGRDVKDVLLH; encoded by the coding sequence ATGGGTTGGACCGCTTTCGTGTTGGACAACCTCTCGTGGCTCGTCTTCGTCGCCATCTGCCTCGTGGTTCTCGTGTACGTGCTGTTTTTCATGAAGAAAGACCGTGAGGACGACACCGGCCCCAAACGCATCCCGTACATTCCGTACATGGACCGCTGGCGGCCCAACACCAACCCCGGCGCCCTGGCCGGCGCGTTCCTCTTCCTGGCCGGCGGCATGCCCTTCCTGCTCGGCTTCCCCCTGCTGCTCATTATCCTTATCGGCGTAGGCGTCATCGCCATCATCCTGGAGAAACGGCGCACGGGAAACACGCCGTGGCCCATGCTTGTCTTTACCGTCGGGCTCATCGCCGCGGCCATCGAGACGAAGATCCTCATCGCGCGCAAGTCCCCTCTGCTGGACCACACCATGGCCTGGGTCGCGGTAATGGCTGCCGGGCTCGTGGTGGCGCTGATCTCTCTCTGGTACGGCGGCCGCCGCACCCGCCGGAGCTGGAAACGCATCCAGGCGCGGGTTCTGGATAAGGAAATCTACAAGGACATCAGCTATGCAGATGGCGGCGAGGACACGGCCAGGACGTGGTGCTTCCAGCTTCTCTGTGAGTTCGAGTTGAACGGCGAGACCTATCAAGTTACGCCCGGCTTCTGGCGCACCTTCGGCACGGAGTCAGGCGTGAAGCGCTTCCTGGCCAGGGCCATCGATAACAACGGGCGCTGCGCGCTGTGGGTCAACCCGCAGAATCCGCTGCAGGCTGAGCTGGTGGGGCGTGATGTAAAGGATGTGTTGTTGCACTGA
- a CDS encoding YeiH family protein: protein MKRTLSVDADALKVINGVLFVALFASAASHVSNWNIFATIGVSPLIIGIVMGIGYGNTLRQHLPKQWVPGILFSSSNLLRLAVILYGFRLTVQDVASVGMTGILTDVVMVSTTFVGGTVLGMKVFGLPRRLAMLTSAGSSVCGAAAVLGTEPVVRAKPYESSIAVGTVVVFGTVAMFLYPLLYKSGLLGLTDQTYGLWVGSTMHEVAHAVAAGNAISAEAGNTAVIVKMLRVVLIAPLLVCVGFWLAKYPEKKEEGESEGRDEAGSRGKRTFPWFALLFVLCIGINSLGIIPTRVVHFINALDIFMLTMAMCALGMETSMEKARVVGPKPFLLAGILAVWLMVGGFWVTKTMAGLGLSI from the coding sequence ATGAAACGCACCCTCTCTGTAGACGCTGATGCATTGAAAGTCATCAATGGCGTGTTGTTTGTCGCACTTTTCGCATCCGCCGCCTCGCATGTATCCAATTGGAACATTTTCGCGACCATCGGTGTCAGTCCGCTCATCATCGGCATCGTCATGGGCATTGGCTATGGGAACACCCTGCGCCAGCACCTGCCCAAGCAGTGGGTTCCCGGCATTCTGTTTTCCTCCAGCAACCTGCTGCGGCTGGCCGTCATCCTGTATGGCTTCAGGCTGACCGTGCAGGACGTGGCCTCGGTCGGCATGACCGGCATCCTGACAGACGTGGTCATGGTCTCCACCACGTTTGTGGGCGGAACCGTCCTGGGTATGAAGGTCTTTGGCCTGCCCAGGCGGTTGGCCATGTTGACCTCGGCCGGCAGCTCCGTGTGCGGCGCGGCCGCCGTCTTGGGCACGGAGCCTGTGGTCCGGGCCAAACCGTATGAGAGCAGCATTGCCGTGGGCACCGTGGTGGTTTTCGGCACCGTGGCCATGTTCCTGTATCCGCTGCTGTACAAGAGCGGCCTGCTGGGGCTGACGGACCAGACGTACGGCTTGTGGGTGGGCTCCACCATGCACGAGGTGGCCCATGCCGTGGCCGCGGGCAATGCCATATCCGCGGAGGCCGGGAACACTGCGGTCATTGTGAAGATGCTGCGGGTGGTGCTCATTGCGCCGCTGCTGGTGTGCGTAGGGTTCTGGCTGGCCAAATACCCCGAGAAAAAGGAAGAGGGCGAGAGCGAAGGCCGAGACGAGGCAGGCAGCAGAGGAAAACGCACCTTCCCCTGGTTCGCGCTGCTGTTCGTCCTGTGCATCGGGATCAACTCCCTCGGCATCATCCCCACACGGGTCGTCCACTTTATCAACGCTCTGGATATCTTCATGCTGACCATGGCCATGTGCGCCCTGGGCATGGAAACGAGCATGGAAAAGGCGCGCGTGGTGGGACCCAAGCCGTTCCTGCTGGCCGGCATCCTCGCCGTGTGGCTCATGGTGGGCGGCTTCTGGGTAACCAAGACGATGGCCGGGCTCGGCCTCTCGATATAA
- a CDS encoding LysR substrate-binding domain-containing protein, producing MTLRYIEIFLALARTPNMREVASRLYISQAGVSSALRELESELGILLFDRVGRGIRLNEKGRLLASRLAPLYGQLYDSLSLVVSDEMVGNLHLGASTTLADHVLPPILYDFKKQHGRVNISFESASTKDIVQRVEDGVLDMGFVEGDVHSLKVRTTPLKEERLVVVTSDRKFAHAGPYPLAELMGGNWLLRQDGSGTRETFLTYVLRMGLSPHVFLEFSNNDAIKAVLKNKDTLACISPLVVATEIKHGELFEVPVADVTFSRTFMRVLHIERSLTPLLERFSDALAEQLGGGE from the coding sequence ATGACCCTCCGCTACATAGAAATCTTCCTGGCCCTTGCACGCACCCCCAACATGCGGGAAGTGGCATCGCGCCTCTACATCTCCCAGGCCGGCGTTTCCAGCGCATTGCGCGAGCTCGAATCCGAGCTGGGCATTCTACTGTTCGACCGCGTGGGCCGTGGCATACGCCTCAACGAGAAGGGACGCCTCCTGGCGAGCCGGCTGGCCCCGCTCTACGGGCAGCTCTACGACAGCCTCAGCCTTGTGGTGTCCGACGAGATGGTGGGCAACCTGCACCTGGGCGCGTCCACAACCCTGGCCGACCATGTCCTCCCGCCCATCCTGTACGACTTCAAGAAGCAGCACGGCCGGGTGAACATCTCCTTCGAGTCGGCCAGCACCAAGGACATCGTGCAGCGCGTCGAGGACGGCGTGCTGGACATGGGCTTTGTGGAAGGCGACGTGCACAGCCTCAAGGTGCGGACAACGCCGCTCAAGGAGGAGCGCCTCGTGGTGGTGACGTCGGATCGGAAGTTCGCCCATGCCGGACCGTATCCCCTGGCCGAGCTGATGGGCGGCAACTGGCTGCTGCGCCAGGACGGCTCGGGCACGCGGGAGACCTTCCTGACCTATGTCCTGCGCATGGGCCTCTCGCCCCACGTGTTCCTGGAGTTCAGCAACAACGACGCCATCAAAGCGGTGCTGAAGAACAAGGACACCCTGGCCTGCATCTCACCGCTTGTGGTGGCCACGGAGATCAAGCACGGCGAGCTCTTCGAGGTGCCCGTCGCCGACGTCACCTTCTCACGCACGTTCATGCGGGTGCTGCACATCGAGCGCTCTCTGACCCCGCTGCTGGAACGGTTCAGTGATGCGCTGGCCGAGCAGTTGGGCGGGGGGGAGTGA
- a CDS encoding RelA/SpoT domain-containing protein, with amino-acid sequence MPFKEKMISKSAFCNRYNKTEDDFEKAAITWEELTEIYYSYISDIQSLESVGKNVVDILRGAKDVHSTRMRIKDAYHLVEKILRKKAQKDWGELNLHNYKDIVKDLIGVRALHIHKHDCINIHTFIVDTWPLCEEEPPEANIRKGDDTEHLHLFSDPKPGIKINESGYRSIHYVIISSPTKRSFNVEIQVRTIFEEGWSEIDHQIRYPINRADKITSGLIQNLSQQVGAVGELAQNIQTYHITKKTEDSFPEEPDEVHGAADTADNASTLYSPPIPPYIDYEQFLNPPGISASDIKSFIRYLSDVRAPEFSSTEIADALADIKYYNDYYADILKPTELDLLIQSTFENKYNDVLYPKTLTPTNSQDIEEILHTHNQAKETLDSFRRINDPLQEYNRVKDILEEYNRARDIMRRNSHPKKDRDEDE; translated from the coding sequence ATGCCCTTTAAAGAAAAAATGATCTCCAAAAGCGCATTCTGCAATCGCTACAACAAAACAGAAGACGATTTCGAGAAGGCTGCTATTACTTGGGAAGAGTTAACAGAAATTTACTACTCTTACATTAGTGACATTCAATCTTTGGAGTCAGTCGGTAAAAATGTCGTGGACATATTGCGTGGAGCAAAAGATGTACATTCAACTAGGATGCGTATTAAAGATGCGTATCACCTTGTCGAAAAGATCTTACGCAAAAAAGCTCAAAAAGACTGGGGTGAACTGAACCTCCACAACTACAAAGATATCGTCAAAGACTTGATAGGAGTCCGGGCTCTCCATATACACAAACATGATTGTATTAATATACATACTTTCATTGTCGACACATGGCCTCTCTGTGAAGAAGAACCACCTGAAGCGAATATTCGCAAAGGCGATGATACTGAGCATTTACATTTGTTTTCTGATCCTAAACCCGGAATCAAGATCAATGAAAGTGGCTACCGATCCATCCATTATGTAATCATATCATCGCCAACCAAACGATCTTTCAATGTCGAAATACAAGTCCGTACAATTTTTGAAGAAGGCTGGAGTGAGATAGACCATCAAATTCGCTATCCCATCAATAGAGCTGACAAAATCACTTCGGGTTTAATCCAAAATTTAAGTCAGCAGGTTGGTGCAGTAGGTGAATTAGCTCAAAACATCCAAACCTATCATATCACCAAGAAAACTGAAGATTCATTCCCTGAAGAGCCGGATGAGGTTCATGGTGCGGCAGACACAGCCGACAACGCTAGCACGTTATATTCTCCGCCAATACCACCATATATAGATTATGAACAATTCTTAAATCCACCAGGAATATCCGCATCAGATATTAAAAGTTTTATACGATACCTAAGTGACGTGCGTGCACCTGAATTTTCTTCTACTGAAATAGCTGATGCTTTGGCAGATATTAAATATTATAACGATTACTATGCAGATATTTTGAAACCTACTGAACTGGATCTCTTAATACAAAGTACATTCGAAAATAAATACAATGACGTGCTATATCCTAAAACTCTCACACCCACTAACTCTCAAGATATTGAAGAAATTCTACATACACACAATCAGGCAAAAGAAACACTCGATTCGTTCAGGCGTATCAACGATCCCCTTCAAGAATATAATCGCGTCAAAGACATTCTCGAAGAATATAATAGAGCCAGAGACATCATGCGGCGAAATTCCCACCCCAAAAAAGACCGTGATGAGGATGAATAG
- the groL gene encoding chaperonin GroEL (60 kDa chaperone family; promotes refolding of misfolded polypeptides especially under stressful conditions; forms two stacked rings of heptamers to form a barrel-shaped 14mer; ends can be capped by GroES; misfolded proteins enter the barrel where they are refolded when GroES binds), translated as MAKDIKFDVKAREQLQRGVDKLANAVKVTLGPKGRNVVIEKSFGSPIITKDGVTVAKEIELEDKFENMGAQMVKEVASKTSDIAGDGTTTATILAQAVFREGVKLVAAGRNPMAIKRGIDKAVEAIVAELANFAKPTRDQKEIAQVGTISANNDATIGNIIAEAMNKVGKEGVITVEEAKGLETTLDVVEGMQFDRGYLSPYFVTDSEKMVCELDDPLILIYDKKISTMKDLLPALEQVAKMSRPLLIISEDIEGEALATLVVNKLRGTLQVSAVKAPGFGERRKAMLQDIAVLTGGKVISEDIGLKLENVTVNDLGNAKRIVIDKENSTIVDGAGSAEDIKARIGQIRAQIDETTSDYDREKLQERLAKIVGGVAVINVGAATETEMKEKKARVEDALNATRAAVEEGIVPGGGVALVRCLKAVESVKPADDDELAGVGIVRRAAEEPLRQIAGNAGLEGAIVLEKVLEGKGDGFGFNAGSGEYEDLIKSGVIDPKKVTRIALQNAASVAGLLLTTEAAIAEKPKEEGAAPAMPGGMGGMGGMGGMY; from the coding sequence ATGGCCAAAGATATCAAGTTCGACGTCAAAGCCCGCGAGCAGCTCCAGCGCGGCGTGGACAAGCTCGCCAATGCCGTAAAGGTCACTCTCGGACCCAAGGGCCGCAACGTGGTCATCGAGAAGTCCTTCGGCTCCCCGATCATCACCAAGGACGGCGTGACCGTGGCCAAGGAGATCGAGCTCGAGGACAAGTTCGAGAACATGGGCGCCCAGATGGTCAAGGAAGTCGCTTCCAAGACCTCCGACATCGCCGGTGACGGCACCACCACCGCCACCATCCTGGCCCAGGCCGTGTTCCGCGAAGGCGTCAAGCTCGTTGCCGCCGGCCGCAACCCCATGGCCATCAAGCGCGGCATTGACAAGGCTGTTGAAGCCATCGTCGCCGAGCTGGCCAACTTCGCCAAGCCCACCCGCGATCAGAAAGAGATCGCCCAGGTCGGCACCATTTCCGCCAACAACGACGCCACCATCGGCAACATCATCGCCGAGGCCATGAACAAGGTCGGCAAGGAAGGCGTCATCACCGTGGAAGAGGCCAAGGGCCTTGAGACCACCCTGGACGTGGTCGAGGGCATGCAGTTCGACCGCGGCTACCTCTCCCCCTACTTCGTGACCGACTCCGAGAAGATGGTCTGCGAGCTGGATGACCCGCTGATCCTCATCTACGACAAGAAGATCTCCACCATGAAGGATCTTCTCCCGGCTCTGGAGCAGGTCGCCAAGATGAGCCGTCCGCTGCTCATCATCTCCGAGGACATCGAGGGCGAAGCCCTGGCCACCCTCGTGGTGAACAAGCTCCGCGGCACCCTGCAGGTATCCGCCGTCAAGGCCCCCGGCTTTGGCGAGCGCCGCAAGGCCATGCTGCAGGACATCGCCGTGCTGACCGGCGGCAAGGTCATCTCCGAGGACATCGGCCTCAAGCTGGAGAACGTCACGGTCAACGACCTTGGTAACGCCAAGCGCATCGTGATCGACAAAGAGAACTCCACCATCGTTGACGGCGCCGGCTCTGCCGAGGACATCAAGGCCCGCATCGGCCAGATCCGCGCCCAGATCGACGAGACCACCTCGGACTACGACCGCGAGAAGCTCCAGGAGCGCCTGGCCAAGATCGTGGGCGGCGTTGCCGTGATCAACGTTGGCGCAGCCACCGAGACCGAGATGAAGGAGAAGAAGGCCCGCGTGGAAGACGCCCTGAACGCCACCCGCGCAGCTGTCGAGGAAGGCATTGTTCCTGGCGGTGGCGTGGCCCTGGTCCGCTGCCTCAAGGCTGTCGAGAGCGTGAAGCCTGCCGATGACGATGAGCTGGCCGGCGTGGGCATTGTCCGCCGCGCCGCCGAGGAGCCGCTCCGCCAGATCGCCGGCAACGCCGGCCTGGAAGGCGCCATCGTTCTGGAGAAGGTGCTGGAAGGCAAGGGCGACGGCTTCGGCTTCAACGCCGGCTCCGGCGAGTACGAGGACCTGATCAAGTCCGGCGTCATCGATCCCAAGAAGGTGACCCGCATTGCCCTGCAGAACGCTGCTTCCGTGGCCGGCCTGCTGCTGACCACCGAGGCTGCCATTGCCGAGAAGCCCAAGGAAGAAGGCGCTGCCCCGGCCATGCCTGGCGGCATGGGTGGTATGGGCGGCATGGGCGGCATGTATTAG
- the groES gene encoding co-chaperone GroES produces MKLKPLHDRVLVKRLEEEEKTKGGIIIPDTAKEKPIKGEVVAVGPGKTNDKGDKIKLTVDKGDKVLFNKYAGTEIKVDGDEFLVMREDDILAIIG; encoded by the coding sequence ATGAAACTCAAGCCGTTGCACGATCGCGTTCTCGTCAAGCGCCTCGAGGAAGAGGAAAAGACCAAAGGCGGCATCATCATCCCCGACACCGCCAAGGAAAAGCCCATCAAGGGTGAAGTCGTCGCCGTGGGACCCGGCAAGACCAATGACAAGGGCGACAAGATCAAGCTGACCGTCGACAAGGGCGACAAGGTTCTGTTCAACAAGTACGCGGGCACCGAGATCAAGGTGGACGGCGATGAGTTCCTCGTCATGCGCGAGGACGACATCCTGGCCATCATCGGCTAG
- the alaC gene encoding alanine transaminase: MESSTFPRIDRLPPYVFAIVNELKMQLRRQNIDIIDLGMGNPDLPTPQHIVDKLCEAAQNPKNHRYSASRGIPNLRRAISDWYQRRFDVYVDPDKEAVVTMGAKEGLSHLAMAMLSPGDVVFATDPAYPIHPYASIIAGADVRRIPIGKDRDFFDDLMLATKQTWPKPKVLVICYPHNPTTKCVEVDFFQRIVDWAKEHNVWVIHDLAYADLVYDGYKPPSFLQADGAKDVGVEFFSLTKSYSMAGWRVGFCCGNREMVHALTRIKSYLDYGIFQPIQIAAIVALNGPQDCVTEIAKVHQERRDVLIDGLNRIGWEVPPPKATMFVWAEIPDEFKPMGSVEFSKMMLKEGHVAVSPGLGFGNYGDDHVRFALIENPHRIKQAVRGIKKFLSGGPCETG, from the coding sequence ATGGAATCATCGACATTTCCCCGCATTGACCGGCTGCCTCCCTACGTCTTCGCCATCGTCAACGAACTGAAGATGCAGCTCAGGCGCCAGAACATCGACATCATCGACCTGGGTATGGGCAACCCCGACCTGCCCACGCCGCAGCACATTGTGGACAAGCTCTGCGAGGCAGCCCAGAACCCCAAAAACCATCGCTACTCCGCATCCCGAGGCATCCCCAACCTGCGCCGCGCAATCTCCGACTGGTACCAGCGCCGCTTCGACGTCTACGTCGACCCGGACAAGGAAGCCGTGGTCACCATGGGCGCCAAGGAAGGACTCTCCCACCTCGCCATGGCCATGCTCAGCCCGGGCGACGTGGTCTTCGCGACCGACCCCGCCTACCCCATCCACCCCTATGCATCCATCATCGCCGGGGCAGACGTGCGGCGCATACCCATCGGCAAGGACCGCGACTTTTTCGACGACCTCATGCTCGCCACCAAGCAGACCTGGCCCAAGCCCAAGGTGCTGGTCATCTGCTACCCGCACAACCCCACCACCAAGTGCGTGGAGGTGGACTTCTTCCAGCGTATCGTGGACTGGGCCAAGGAGCACAACGTCTGGGTCATCCACGATCTGGCCTACGCCGACCTGGTCTATGACGGTTACAAGCCGCCGTCCTTCCTGCAGGCCGACGGCGCCAAGGATGTTGGCGTGGAGTTCTTCTCCCTCACCAAGTCCTACTCCATGGCCGGCTGGCGCGTGGGCTTCTGCTGCGGCAACCGCGAGATGGTCCACGCCCTGACGCGTATCAAGAGCTATCTGGACTACGGTATCTTCCAGCCCATCCAGATCGCGGCCATCGTGGCCCTGAACGGCCCGCAGGACTGCGTGACAGAGATAGCCAAGGTGCACCAGGAGCGCCGCGACGTGCTCATCGACGGCCTCAATCGCATCGGCTGGGAAGTGCCCCCGCCCAAGGCCACCATGTTCGTCTGGGCCGAGATCCCCGACGAGTTCAAGCCCATGGGCTCCGTGGAGTTCTCCAAGATGATGCTCAAGGAGGGCCACGTGGCCGTCTCCCCGGGCCTGGGCTTCGGCAACTATGGTGACGACCACGTCCGCTTCGCGCTCATCGAGAACCCGCACCGCATCAAGCAGGCCGTTCGCGGCATCAAGAAGTTCCTTTCCGGAGGTCCGTGTGAAACAGGCTAA
- a CDS encoding homoserine dehydrogenase gives MAGMGTVGSGVARLLEENAESIAKRAGRPVTLKTVVIRSPKERVGAAKDAEFTNDLLAPANDPEVDVVLELIGGTTAARELITKALENGKHVVTANKALLAEYGHELFPLARSKSCHLGFEASVAGGIPILQSIKETLAANELFSVMGILNGTANFILTQMSQDGMPFDKALALAQEKGYAEADPTLDIEGIDAAHKLVLLIQLAFGANYPLDKLRVWGISRVTPMDIAFARQMGYGIKLLGTARKVNGKVTAGVYPALVPAHYLLAKVEGSYNAVRLEGNAGPVMLYGYGAGDLPTASAVLADVIAVARGCEPNNLGFADMPFPPDADILDLDEAVSEHFLRFLVPDKPGVLRDIAGVLAAHDISIAQVIQKEKSEVTGSAVPLVLQTHDAPAREIHAAMREVEKLDITLDRTMHYRIL, from the coding sequence ATGGCCGGCATGGGTACGGTCGGCTCGGGTGTAGCGCGTCTGCTGGAGGAAAACGCAGAGTCCATCGCCAAACGCGCCGGCAGACCCGTCACCCTCAAGACCGTCGTCATTCGGAGTCCCAAGGAGCGCGTAGGCGCGGCCAAGGACGCCGAGTTCACGAACGACCTGCTCGCACCGGCCAACGATCCCGAGGTGGATGTTGTCCTGGAGCTCATCGGCGGCACCACTGCCGCGCGGGAGCTCATCACCAAAGCTCTGGAGAACGGCAAGCACGTGGTCACGGCCAACAAGGCCCTGCTCGCCGAGTACGGCCACGAGCTCTTTCCGCTGGCCCGGAGCAAGAGCTGCCACCTGGGCTTCGAGGCCAGCGTGGCCGGGGGCATCCCCATTCTCCAGTCCATCAAGGAGACCCTGGCCGCCAACGAGCTCTTCTCGGTCATGGGCATCCTCAACGGCACGGCCAACTTCATCCTTACGCAGATGTCGCAGGACGGCATGCCCTTTGACAAGGCCCTGGCCCTGGCTCAGGAGAAAGGCTACGCCGAGGCCGACCCCACCCTGGACATCGAGGGCATCGACGCCGCGCACAAGCTCGTGCTGCTTATCCAGCTCGCCTTCGGGGCCAACTACCCGCTGGACAAGCTGCGCGTCTGGGGCATCTCGCGCGTTACGCCCATGGACATCGCCTTTGCCCGGCAGATGGGCTACGGCATCAAGCTCCTTGGCACGGCGCGCAAGGTGAATGGCAAGGTCACGGCCGGCGTCTATCCGGCCCTGGTGCCGGCGCACTACCTGCTGGCAAAGGTGGAGGGCTCCTACAATGCCGTGCGGCTGGAAGGCAACGCCGGCCCGGTGATGCTCTACGGCTACGGCGCGGGCGATCTGCCCACGGCCTCGGCCGTGCTGGCCGACGTCATAGCCGTGGCGCGCGGCTGCGAGCCCAACAACCTGGGCTTTGCGGACATGCCTTTCCCGCCGGACGCCGATATCCTGGACCTGGACGAGGCCGTGTCCGAGCACTTTCTGCGCTTCCTCGTGCCGGACAAGCCCGGCGTGCTGCGCGACATCGCCGGTGTGCTGGCTGCGCACGATATCTCCATCGCCCAGGTCATCCAGAAGGAAAAGAGCGAGGTCACGGGCTCTGCCGTGCCGCTGGTGCTCCAGACGCACGACGCACCGGCCAGAGAGATCCACGCGGCCATGCGAGAGGTCGAAAAACTTGACATCACCCTCGACAGGACCATGCACTACCGCATTCTCTAG